In Nitrospira sp., the DNA window AGATCGAGTATTGGCGTATGGAGAGGTTCGCGCTGCCGGAGGCACTAACTGGCAATCGTTCCGTCCGAACAGAAATACGACAGCTTCTTCAGGAAGCAGAGGACGTACAGAAATATCTCTGGCTGGCATGTCGATCCTACGCCCGCAATCTTCTCAGTCGAGGAGAACGAGAGCCCGACGCTAGCGATGTTAAGAAATTCGTAGTTCAAATGCCCACAGACTCTCTGTACTGGTCTGTCTTGGAGGCCCGTTTTCATGAGATTTTGCAGCAGTACTCCTTTGACCGCGACCCCGAGGATATTCGCTGTCAGTGGTTGCGGTTTGTCAAAGATGCGTTGATTCAATCTTGGGAGCAACATCGTATCTCGGTATCTACAAGCGATGCGTGGGCCATCCGCGCGTTGGTGAAAGCTGAAGGGCCTGTGCGGGCTAAGTTGAGAGAACTCGACGAGCAAATCCTTAAACTCACACCGACAATGGAGGGAGCATGAGCAGATTCATTGAGTGGTTGGAGGAGCTCAATAAAAAGGACACCAAAGTGCGGGCCGTGCTACGGCGCAGCTTGGCGTTTGAGCCGGGGACTTTCGTGCCCGCCTACCCTTACGTTGAGCCGTTTGTGAAGGGCGAAAGCGACCCATGGCGAAGGGAGATGCACTACCTGGTTGCAGGTCTTTGGGCCGCCCACTGGCGGGAGGGTCGACCGGATAGCCTGATTTCCATTGGAAGGGCGTGCGCCGCGCATCAGGCGGCTAGCGGGTCGACCAGCACCGAACGGCGCTTCATTACACTGCTTGATTCCGATGGCGATCAGTTGCCGCACCATCTGCGTCAGATGATTGCGCTGCTTAAAGATCAACCCATAGATTTCGATGCGCTTCTGAGCGGTCTGCTGTATTGGAACGATGATCGGAGGCGTACTCAGAACGGGTGGGCGCAAGACTTCTATCGAAACCTGGAAGACGATACAGAAACGGAACTGACTACCCCGGAGGAATTGCCAGCATGAAAACCTTGATCGAGATTCACGCGCTGCAAAATTTTGCTCCCTCGAATTTGAACCGGGACGATACGGGCGCTCCAAAAGATGCGTGGTTTGGGGGAAGCCGCCGTGCGCGGCTCTCTAGTCAATGTCAGAAGCGGGCGGTTCGCAGCTATTTCGACCAAAAGAGAGAGGAAGGGTTTTTCAGTTCCGAAGAACGCGCAGTCCGAACCAAACGGGTCTATGAAGCCATTGCCGATTTGTTAGCTGGCAAGCGCACAAAAGAGGATGCCTTGGCCAAGGCGGAAATAGCCTTGGCATACGTCAAGCTCAAATCCGCTGAAGGAGGCAAGACCCAATACCTACTCTTTCTTGGACAGAGAGAAGTAGCAGCCTTGGCCGAGGCGATTCACAGGTTCTGGGATCAGATCGTGCCTGAGGCGAAAGATGGTGGAGAAAAAGCCAAAGGGAAAGGGAAAAAGGCGGTTGCCGGCGGTGCACCGAAAGAAGTTCAGGATCATATCATCGCCATCTTTAACGGCGGCAAGGCTGTGGATGTGGCCCTCTTCGGCCGAATGCTTGCGGACATGCCGGAGAAGAACCAGCACGCTGCCTGCCAGGTGGCCCACGCGATCTCGACTCACGCAGTCGAGCGGGAGTTCGATTTCTATACGGCCGTGGATGATTTGAAGCCGGAGGACACGGCTGGGGCGGACATGATGGGAACTGTGGAATTCAACTCGGCCTGTTTTTACCGCTATGCCGTGGTCGACTGGGAGAAACTAAACGCCAATCTGCAAAGTGACGCAGAGCTTGCGGAGAAGGGGTTGAAGGCATTTCTGGAAGGTTTCGTTGTTGCCGAACCGACCGGCAAGCAAAACACCTTTGCAGCACACAATCAGCCGGAATTTGTGGCGGTGTCCATTCGTCGCAATACGGCGCCGTCAAATCTTGCCAATGCCTTT includes these proteins:
- the casB gene encoding type I-E CRISPR-associated protein Cse2/CasB, translating into MSRFIEWLEELNKKDTKVRAVLRRSLAFEPGTFVPAYPYVEPFVKGESDPWRREMHYLVAGLWAAHWREGRPDSLISIGRACAAHQAASGSTSTERRFITLLDSDGDQLPHHLRQMIALLKDQPIDFDALLSGLLYWNDDRRRTQNGWAQDFYRNLEDDTETELTTPEELPA
- the cas7e gene encoding type I-E CRISPR-associated protein Cas7/Cse4/CasC, with product MKTLIEIHALQNFAPSNLNRDDTGAPKDAWFGGSRRARLSSQCQKRAVRSYFDQKREEGFFSSEERAVRTKRVYEAIADLLAGKRTKEDALAKAEIALAYVKLKSAEGGKTQYLLFLGQREVAALAEAIHRFWDQIVPEAKDGGEKAKGKGKKAVAGGAPKEVQDHIIAIFNGGKAVDVALFGRMLADMPEKNQHAACQVAHAISTHAVEREFDFYTAVDDLKPEDTAGADMMGTVEFNSACFYRYAVVDWEKLNANLQSDAELAEKGLKAFLEGFVVAEPTGKQNTFAAHNQPEFVAVSIRRNTAPSNLANAFETALRARKDESLTRVSAEKLVDKSKKLRAVYGGDGQTFVLNLTETKLDGFGTSVNSLKELLEKSLAAVKE